TAATAATGATTAGATCACCTTGTTTCGCAACACCAGAAGCAAGTGATTCTTTTACTGCTAGGTCGAACATTTCATCTGTATTGCTAACTGGAGTAGCTAAGCGAGGATAAACTCCCCATGAAAGTGCTAAACCACGATATACATGTTCGTTGAATGTTACAGCAACGATATGAGATTTTGGACGGTATTTAGAAATCATCCGAGCAGTGTGACCACTTTGAGTCGCTGCAACAATGGTTTGTACGTTTAAGTTTTTCGCAGTATGTCCAACAGCTTGACCAATTGCTTCTGTCATGTCTGTATTTTCATGAAGTTTAAGTGCAAATTTGTCTTGAGCAACTAATACTTCTTCTGTACGAACAGCGATTTTGGCCATCATTTTAACTGCTTCTACTGGATAATCACCGGCAGCTGTTTCACCTGATAACATAATTGCATCCGTTCCATCAAAAATCGCATTTGCTACGTCACTTGCTTCAGCGCGAGTTGGACGTGGGTTACGTTGCATGGAATCAAGCATTTGTGTTGCAGTGATAACAGGTTTTCCAAGCTTGTTACATTTTCTGATAAGTTCTTTTTGTACAATTGGAACTTCTTCAGCTGGAATTTCCACACCAAGGTCACCACGAGCAACCATTAGGCCTTGAGATACTTGCAAGATTTCGTCGATGTTGTCAACGCCTTCTTGGTTTTCGATTTTAGGAATGATTTGCACATGAGTTGCATTATGCTCTTCCAAAATTTTAGTGATTTCAAGTACATCTGTTGCACGACGTACAAAAGATGCCGCGATGAAATCGATACCTTGTTCTAAACCAAAGCGGATATCAGCAGCGTCTTTTTCTGTGATTCCTGGTAGGTTAATAGAAACATTCGGTACGTTAACACCTTTTTTATTTTTAAGTACACCCGGGTTAAGTACTTTTGTTACTAGTTCGCGATTAGTTTCATCTTTTTCGATTACTTCAAGACCAATTAATCCGTCATCAAGTAAAATAGAAGAACCAATTTCTACATCGTCAAAAAGTTCTCCGTATGTTACTGAGAATTTTTCTTTTGTTCCTTCAACAGGAGTCATGGCAACGCGTACCACATCACCTGTTTGGAATTCTAATTTTCCGCCAACCATGTCGTTTGTGCGGATTTCTGGACCTTTTGTATCAAGTAAGATAGCTACTTGTTTCCCAGTAATTTTAGATGCTTCACGGATGTTGACAATACGTGCACCGTGCTCTTCAAAATCTCCGTGAGAGAAATTAAGACGTGCTACGTTCATTCCTGCTTCAATCAATTGAACTAATGTATCAACTGACTCACTTGCAGGACCAATTGTACAAACAATTTTCGTTTTTTTCATGTTATTACTCCTCCTAGAACTTAGCTATTCATTCGTATTTATTATAAACATATCTTCCACATTTTACCAGTAACAACCATGTATTACAAGTAAGTTTGTGAATAAAAGTACAATCCCCTAGCATGGTAACGATAACAGGAAAACGTTTTCTAGATTGCTACAGCATGCTTACTCAGCAATTTACTTCTTTTTTTCATAAAGTTTATTTTAATACGTGACTAAAATTTTTCACAAAGAAAGGCTACCATGCTTTGTCATGGCAGCCAGCTCTTCAGCCGTTTTAAATCGACAAAATAGAAGCAAGATCAAACAGTTGTTTATCACAAACATGCTTTTCTTTCAAAATTTCACCAATATTATTTTCGACAATACGATTTTCGCGGATTCCTACAGCTAAACCACCACGATTTTCTAATAATAATTCTACCGCATGCGCGCCAAGACGGCTTGCCAGCACACGATCAAATGCAGTTGGGCTTCCACCACGTTGAACATGTCCTAAAACAGTCACACGTGCATGATAGTCGCCATATTCAGCTAATTGTTTAGCAAATTCATTTCCTGACATAACACCTTCTGCAACGACGATAATGCTATGTTTTTTACCACGTTCACGACCTTTGTTTAAACGATCCACGATATCATCCATATTGAATTCTTGTTCAGGTACGATGATAGCTTCAGCGCCGCCACCAAGACCAGACCAAAGTGCGATATCCCCGGCATCACGACCCATTACTTCAATAATAAAAGTACGTTCATGACTTGTTGCTGTATCACGGATTTTATCTAATGCATCTAAAACAGTATTTAGTGCAGTATCAAAACCAATGGTGAAATCAGTACCAGAAATATCATTATCAATCGTTCCTGGAATACCAATAGTTGGAAAACCACGCTTTGTAAGTGCTTCTGCTCCGTGGTAAGAGCCATCTCCACCGATAACAACTAAGCCGTCGATTTGATGTTTTTTCAGTTGTTCAATTCCTTTAAGTTGTCCTTCTTCTGTAGCAAATTCAGGATATCTTGCAGAATAAAGGAATGTTCCTCCACGATGAAGTATATCACCAACAGAACCTAACTCTAATTTATGGATATCACCATTAACCAAACCTAAAAAGCCATAGTTAATACCATAAACTTCAAGTCCTTCATAGATCGCTTTACGTACAACAGCACGAGTGGCTGCATTCATACCTGGAGCGTCTCCTCCACTTGTTAAAATTGCAATTCGTTTCATTTTACTTACCACCTCAGACAATGATATTGTTTTTCATCACATGTGTTTATTCTACATGAAAAAGAGTTAAATGGAAAGCGCCAATAAGACACTTTTTTCGCTAATAGAAGCAACTGTATTTCCATTCTCATATCGGTCTATCCGATTATTGCAAATAAATAGCTATATACAGTTAAAACAAAATAATTGGTCTATACTTGTGAAGTAATAAACTTTTCTTTATTCATTTCGGTATATACCAAAGAAGAAGATTCCCTAAGTGGAGGAAATCTTCTTCTTTTCGTGCTTTATAAAGTTTCGTACACGCCGATTTTCTTAAATTTTTCATAACGCTGCTCGATTAATTGCTCCTCGGAAAATGCCATTAAAGCATGTAACGATTTGGTAATGGTTTTATTAATTTCTTCTGCTTGTGCAGCTAAGTCGCGATGTGCTCCACCTTTGACTTCTGGAATAATTCCATCTGTAATATGGAGCTCGTACAAATCTCCCGCTGTGATGCGCATAGATTCAGCTGCTTTTTTTGCTTGACCTGCATCTTTCCATAAAATCGCCGCTGCTCCTTCTGGTGATATAACTGAGAAAACCGCATTTTCCAGCATAAATATCTGATTACCGACACCTAAAGCAAGTGCCCCACCGCTACCACCTTCACCAATAACTATAGAAATGATTGGTACTTTCATATCGCTCATTTCGTAAAGGTTTCTAGCAATTGCTTCACTTTGCCCACGTTCTTCAGCTGCACGGCCAGGATAGGCTCCTTTTGTATCAATAAAACAAATAATTGGTCGACCAAATTTATCTGCTTGTTTCATCAAGCGAAGTGCTTTACGGAAACCTTCTGGATGTGGCATTCCAAAATTACGATGCAAATTATCTTTTGTATCTTTACCACGTTGATGCCCAATGACAGTAACAGGAGTACCCTTGAATGTCGCAATTCCACCAACGATAGCTGCATCATCACCAAATGCACGGTCACCATGAAGTTCCATGAAATCTTCAAATAAAAGCGGAATGTAATCTAGCGTGGTAGGCCGTTCTGGATGGCGGGCAACTTGGAACTTATCCCATGCAGTCATATTACTGTAAATGCTCGCTTCTAATTTAGCTAGCCGTTTTTCTAACTTTTCGATTTCATTCGATAAATCGACATCGGAAGTTTCGTTGTATTCTTTTAAATCGGCAATTTTACTTTTTAATTCTAAAATGGGCTTTTCAAATTCCATTTCATTCGGCATCGGATTCACCTCCTGGTTCAGGTGTTTTCACGTGGATTTTTAAAATAAAACTTAATTTATTTTGCAAATCAAGCCGCGAAATACAATCATCTAATTGCCCATGTTTAAGCAAAAATTCAGATGTTTGGAAGTCTTCTGGTAGCTCTTCCCGGACAGTTTGTTCAATCACTCGGCGTCCAGCGAAACCGATAAGTGCTCCGGGTTCTGCAAAATTATAATCGCCAAGAGAAGCAAAACTAGCAGAGACTCCCCCAGTTGTCGGGTGGGTCATTACGGTGATTACTAATCCACCATGATTGCTAAACCGTTTGAATGCTGCTGAGGTTTTTGCCATTTGCATAAGAGAAATCATCCCTTCTTGCATCCGAGCGCCACCTGAAGCAGTAAATATAACAAAAGGTTTCTTTGTCTTATCTGCTTCTTCTACTGCACGAAGAATTTTTTCGCCAACGACAGAGCCCATGCTCGCCATTCTAAAGCGAGAGTCCATCACAGCAATAACTAGCGGATTTCCATCCATTGTCGCATGGCCAGTAACAATTGCTTCATTCAAACCTGTTTTTTGCTTATCTTTGTCGATTCGATCCATATAATTTTCAAAACCAAGTGGATTGGCTGTAGTTAAATTAGCATCGAGTTCTTCAAAAGAATCTTCATCAACAAGCATATCAATTCTTACTTTTGCCCCAATTGGATGATGAAAACCACAATAATTGCATACCATCAAGTTTTTTTGCAATTCTTTGGTATACATTATTTTTTTACATTCTGGACATTTTGTCATAATACCTTCCGGAACATCCGCTTTCGTACCATCGGAAGGAATTGTGGCATATTTTCTCTTTTTTGGTTTTGTAAACAAGTCTCCTAGCAAGGATAACCCTCCCCATTTACGCTTTCTATTGTGGTATTAACGGTTTTTGAATGTTATAAAATGAAAAAATATAAAGACATGAAACATATTTTTGACCGCATTTTCCCATAAGAAGACAAAATGCCAGTCCGTCCGAATAATCATTGGACAGACTGCGCAATATCGTTTCCCACGTTAAACTATAACATACTTTCTATAAATATAGAAAGTCTAAGATTACTTAAACACAACATTCTCTTTCCCAAGAAGCTCTACTAGCGCCTCTTGTAATTCATTTGAAGGCGAAACTTGAATATTTTTTAATTCGGTTGTTTGCTTAGTCAGGGCATGATGGATAATGACCTTTGACTTCCCTTTAAATTGTACCAAAATAGGTCTTATTTGTTCCATTTGCGTTGGTTCTGTTAATTTGATAAATAGCCTTGCAGGAGCTTTCACTTTTTTTAAATCTTCTGCTTGGTTGACAATTAGTTGAAGTTCTCCGTTTCTTTTGTCTGCTTTGACATGCAGGAAAAGAATTTCTCCTTTTTGAGCAAGCGAAGCGTACTTGCGATAGCTTTCTGGAAACATCACAGCGCTTAATTCTTTCGTATCATCACTGATAGTCATAAAACACATTGTTTCGCCTTTTTTGGTCCTAATAGATTTTACTTCATGGATATAAACAGCTACTTGATACATTTTTCCGGAACTAATATTCGCAAGTCTAGTAATAGTCAAATTTTGTAATTTTGTTTGATAGTATGATACCGGATGCGCAGACACGTATTGACCTGTATATAGTTTTTCCTTTTCTAATTTTTCATCTATCGAAATGGGCGCAGTTTTCCGGTAACGTGGTTTCATTTTCTTCAAGAAATCATCGTCTTCTGCAAAAAGATTCATCCCTTTAGAATCTTCACCCAGAAGAGAAATGTATTGCAGTACTGCATCAATCGTTGCTAAAATAGTTGCTCGGTCTTCTCCGAACTCATCAAAACATCCGGATAAAACTAACGCTTCTAATACCGTTTCTGACAGCATTTTATGTGGCATTCTTTCACAAAAATCAAAGAAGTCTTGAAAAGGCGCTTTTTTTCGTTCGTTGATAATTTCGAGAACGAATTTGGTTGGTACTTTCCGAATAACACGAAAACTATAGCGGATAGATGTTTCGCTTTCCATTTGGAAATAATAATTACTATGATTAATACTTGGCGCTAACATATGAATACCATAATTTTTTGCTTCGGTAATATATTGGGCAATCTTATCGTCATTTCCGAAAACAGAACTTAGTAAGGAAGACATAAACGCTGCTGGGTAGTTTGCTTTAAGGTAAGCTAATTGAAAGGCAATTTTGGAATATGCGGCGGCATGACTCCGGTTAAATCCATAATTTGCAAATTGCACAATCATATCATAGACTTGATTGGCGCTACTTTCAGAATAACCTTTACTTCTCGCCCCTTCCACAAAATGAATACGTTCTTCCTGTAGCACATCTGCTTTTTTCTTACTTACTGCACGACGTAATAAATCTGCCTCGCCAAGTGAAAATCCAGCCATTTGGTTAGCAACTTGAATAATTTGTTCTTGATAAACGATAACGCCATATGTCACTTCTAAAATCGGCGCCAAATCAGGATGCGGGTATTGTATCGCTTCTTTCCCATGCTTTCTAGCAATAAATGTATCAATTTGCTCCATTGGGCCTGGACGATAAAGCGCATCTACTGCAACAATATCTTCAAAAGAGGTTGGTTTTAACTTTCGAAGTACACGACGAATTCCATCAGATTCAAACTGAAAAACACCTGTGGTATCCCCAGTTTGGAATAATTTTAACGTTTTTTCATCTTCTAGTGAAATATCTGCCAAAGTTAACGGCTTTTCTCGGGTATAGTTGACCGACTTTAACACACGATCAAGTAAACTTAAATTTCTAAGTCCAAGAAAGTCCATTTTAAGTAAGCCGATTTTTTCTAATTCTCCCATGGCAAACTGAGTTAAGCGTGCATCGCCACTACCTAATTGCAGAGCGACTTGTTCAACAAGCGGTTTATCACTAATGACAATTCCGGCTGCATGGGTGGAAATATGGCGCGGTAACCCTTCTAGCTGACAGGCTACTTCCCATATCATTTCATTTACTTTCGAACTTTTTATATGGTTTTCTAGCCGCGGATTTTCTTGAATCGCTTTGTGTAAAGTAATCCCTAATTGGCTTGGGATAAGTTTAGACCATTCAGATAAAAGCACGGAATTCAGACCAAAACTCCTTGCCGTATCACGAATCGCTGCTTTTGCTGCAAGCGTACCAAATGTACCAATTTGTGCCACATGTGCTTCCCCGTATTTTGATACAACATAAGAAATTACTTCATCACGACGATTATCTGGAAAATCCAAGTCAATATCTGGCATGGTGATTCGCTCTGGATTTAAAAAACGCTCAAATAGCAAGTTATATTTAATCGGATCAACATCGGTAATTCTTAACACAAAAGAAACTAACGATCCCGCTGCCGAGCCACGACCAGGGCCTGTTAAAATTCCGACCTCTCTAGAATAACGAATAACATCCCAAACGATAAGAAAATAATCTGCAAATCCCATTTCTGTGATTACTTTTAACTCATAATCCAAACGTTCTTGATATTCTGGTGCCATTAATCCTCGCTCTTCTAATCCAGCATAGGCCGTTTGTCGTAAAAACTCCGACGCCTTTTGCTTAGCTTCCAAAGGGAAACGTGGCAATAAATGTTGATCAAGAGCGATTTTCACTTGGCAACGATCTGCTAATTTGCCAGTTTCCTCACAAGCTGTTTTTTCAAAATCGTTTTGCCACTCTCGCTCCATTTCTTCCTGCGAAGTAAAGTAATTCGGACCTGCAAGTGGTAGCGTTGTCCAATCAACCGTACGATTATCTCGAATGGCCGTCAAAACTTCTTTTGCCTGCGCATCTTTTGGTTCAATATATTGTACATCCTTCGTTGCTACTGCACGAATGTTTTCTTCCGCACAAAACGTTTGGATTTTTGCGAAAAGGCGAGGGTTTTCTTTTTGTAACGACAAATAAACAGAATTCTCTCCAAAAATAGTGACTAAATTTTGGTAGGCTTCTAACGCCCCGTCCTGATTTTCTTCCATAAGTAGCCGCTCCACTTCCCCTTTGGCACCTGGCGAAATCGCGATGAGATTACTACTATAAGCTCGTAGCCAACTTTGCGGAAGTTCTTGTCCTTCTTCACGCGTTTGAATGGCACTAGCGATTTTAAGTAACTCGTGATATCCAGCAGTCGTTTCCGCAATTAATATCAACTCATAGGAATTAATTGGATTTAAATAACCTTGTATTGTTACTGTCATCCCAATAATTGGTTTTATATCTGCCGCTAAACATTTTTGGTAAAACTCAACTGCACCGTAAAGCACATTTTTATCCGTAATTGCCAAGGCTGGATAATGGTATTCTTTTGCTTTAGCGACAAGCGAATCAATTGATGCAGTACTTGAAAGTAAATCATATGCGCTCGCAACTTGTAAGTGAACAAATCCCACTATCCTCTCTCCTTTCAAAACTCTCTTTTCCCATTATATCGGTTAAATCTAAAAAAAGAAAGTGTGTTCGTGTTTTTACATAAAAATAAAGCCAGGTAAGTATCTGACTTTATTCTCATTCTATTTATCCGCACAAATTAATTGCAATTTTTTAGTCATTTCTTGAATTTCTTCGTCGTTATGAAGTGTAGCTCCAGATGCTAACGGATGACCACCACCGCCGTATTCCTTCGCTAGTTCATTAATTACCGGGCCTTTTGAACGTAAGCGTGCTCTAAAGACTGGGCCTTCTTGAATGAACATAATCCAAGCTTTTATCCCTTCAACATTCTCAACTAACGAAACAAGCGCAGAAGCATCTTTTGGATTAACTTCAAATTCATTCAAAAGTGCCTCACTCAAATAAACAGTTGCAGCACCATTTTCATCCATCACAAAATTTTGTAATATATAACCAGAAAGTTTCACTGTATTCTTCGGTAGTTCATATAATTCCCGGTAAAGTGCTGGTCTATCAAAGGGAAACGTCACTAAATGCGCAGATAATCTCAGCGTTTCTTCGGTCGTACTTGGATAAAGAAATCTTCCTGTGTCGCCTACAATCCCCGCATATAATAGCCGTGCTGCAGTTTGATTTAACTCGAGCTCTTCTGAAAAAGTTTCCCAAAAGTCTACAATCATTTCGCTGCAAGAAGAAGCATTGGTATTCACCCAAAGCAAGTCCCCATATGCATCATCATTCGGGTGATGATCAATTTTAATTAGTTTTTTACCGAGACTAAAGCGCTGGTCTGAAACACGCTCTTGATTTGCCGTATCACAAACAATAACGAGTGCCTCTTTATAAATTTCATCTGTAATCTCATCCACTTTACCAAGGAACTGCAAGGATACTTCATCATTTCCAACTGAATACACTTTTTTCTTTGGAAAGCTTGTACGAATAATTTCGGCAAGCCCCATTTGTGAACCGTATGCATCAGGGTCTGGACGCACATGACGATGCAAAATAATTGTTTCAAATTGTTTTATTTCTTGTAAAATTTCTGTTTTCATTGTTTCGCCTCAGTTTCTGTTTAGCGTT
The nucleotide sequence above comes from Listeria ivanovii subsp. londoniensis. Encoded proteins:
- the pyk gene encoding pyruvate kinase, translating into MKKTKIVCTIGPASESVDTLVQLIEAGMNVARLNFSHGDFEEHGARIVNIREASKITGKQVAILLDTKGPEIRTNDMVGGKLEFQTGDVVRVAMTPVEGTKEKFSVTYGELFDDVEIGSSILLDDGLIGLEVIEKDETNRELVTKVLNPGVLKNKKGVNVPNVSINLPGITEKDAADIRFGLEQGIDFIAASFVRRATDVLEITKILEEHNATHVQIIPKIENQEGVDNIDEILQVSQGLMVARGDLGVEIPAEEVPIVQKELIRKCNKLGKPVITATQMLDSMQRNPRPTRAEASDVANAIFDGTDAIMLSGETAAGDYPVEAVKMMAKIAVRTEEVLVAQDKFALKLHENTDMTEAIGQAVGHTAKNLNVQTIVAATQSGHTARMISKYRPKSHIVAVTFNEHVYRGLALSWGVYPRLATPVSNTDEMFDLAVKESLASGVAKQGDLIIITAGVPVTESGTTNVMKIQLIGEKVVKGQGIGSKSVIGKAIVAKSNAEALQKAEEGGILIVKTTDKEILPAFEKSAAVVVEEGGLTSHAAVVGINLGIPVIVGAKDATSLVKDGEIITVDSRQGVVYNGKTATH
- the pfkA gene encoding 6-phosphofructokinase → MKRIAILTSGGDAPGMNAATRAVVRKAIYEGLEVYGINYGFLGLVNGDIHKLELGSVGDILHRGGTFLYSARYPEFATEEGQLKGIEQLKKHQIDGLVVIGGDGSYHGAEALTKRGFPTIGIPGTIDNDISGTDFTIGFDTALNTVLDALDKIRDTATSHERTFIIEVMGRDAGDIALWSGLGGGAEAIIVPEQEFNMDDIVDRLNKGRERGKKHSIIVVAEGVMSGNEFAKQLAEYGDYHARVTVLGHVQRGGSPTAFDRVLASRLGAHAVELLLENRGGLAVGIRENRIVENNIGEILKEKHVCDKQLFDLASILSI
- a CDS encoding acetyl-CoA carboxylase carboxyltransferase subunit alpha; this encodes MPNEMEFEKPILELKSKIADLKEYNETSDVDLSNEIEKLEKRLAKLEASIYSNMTAWDKFQVARHPERPTTLDYIPLLFEDFMELHGDRAFGDDAAIVGGIATFKGTPVTVIGHQRGKDTKDNLHRNFGMPHPEGFRKALRLMKQADKFGRPIICFIDTKGAYPGRAAEERGQSEAIARNLYEMSDMKVPIISIVIGEGGSGGALALGVGNQIFMLENAVFSVISPEGAAAILWKDAGQAKKAAESMRITAGDLYELHITDGIIPEVKGGAHRDLAAQAEEINKTITKSLHALMAFSEEQLIEQRYEKFKKIGVYETL
- the accD gene encoding acetyl-CoA carboxylase, carboxyltransferase subunit beta yields the protein MLGDLFTKPKKRKYATIPSDGTKADVPEGIMTKCPECKKIMYTKELQKNLMVCNYCGFHHPIGAKVRIDMLVDEDSFEELDANLTTANPLGFENYMDRIDKDKQKTGLNEAIVTGHATMDGNPLVIAVMDSRFRMASMGSVVGEKILRAVEEADKTKKPFVIFTASGGARMQEGMISLMQMAKTSAAFKRFSNHGGLVITVMTHPTTGGVSASFASLGDYNFAEPGALIGFAGRRVIEQTVREELPEDFQTSEFLLKHGQLDDCISRLDLQNKLSFILKIHVKTPEPGGESDAE
- the dnaE gene encoding DNA polymerase III subunit alpha, coding for MGFVHLQVASAYDLLSSTASIDSLVAKAKEYHYPALAITDKNVLYGAVEFYQKCLAADIKPIIGMTVTIQGYLNPINSYELILIAETTAGYHELLKIASAIQTREEGQELPQSWLRAYSSNLIAISPGAKGEVERLLMEENQDGALEAYQNLVTIFGENSVYLSLQKENPRLFAKIQTFCAEENIRAVATKDVQYIEPKDAQAKEVLTAIRDNRTVDWTTLPLAGPNYFTSQEEMEREWQNDFEKTACEETGKLADRCQVKIALDQHLLPRFPLEAKQKASEFLRQTAYAGLEERGLMAPEYQERLDYELKVITEMGFADYFLIVWDVIRYSREVGILTGPGRGSAAGSLVSFVLRITDVDPIKYNLLFERFLNPERITMPDIDLDFPDNRRDEVISYVVSKYGEAHVAQIGTFGTLAAKAAIRDTARSFGLNSVLLSEWSKLIPSQLGITLHKAIQENPRLENHIKSSKVNEMIWEVACQLEGLPRHISTHAAGIVISDKPLVEQVALQLGSGDARLTQFAMGELEKIGLLKMDFLGLRNLSLLDRVLKSVNYTREKPLTLADISLEDEKTLKLFQTGDTTGVFQFESDGIRRVLRKLKPTSFEDIVAVDALYRPGPMEQIDTFIARKHGKEAIQYPHPDLAPILEVTYGVIVYQEQIIQVANQMAGFSLGEADLLRRAVSKKKADVLQEERIHFVEGARSKGYSESSANQVYDMIVQFANYGFNRSHAAAYSKIAFQLAYLKANYPAAFMSSLLSSVFGNDDKIAQYITEAKNYGIHMLAPSINHSNYYFQMESETSIRYSFRVIRKVPTKFVLEIINERKKAPFQDFFDFCERMPHKMLSETVLEALVLSGCFDEFGEDRATILATIDAVLQYISLLGEDSKGMNLFAEDDDFLKKMKPRYRKTAPISIDEKLEKEKLYTGQYVSAHPVSYYQTKLQNLTITRLANISSGKMYQVAVYIHEVKSIRTKKGETMCFMTISDDTKELSAVMFPESYRKYASLAQKGEILFLHVKADKRNGELQLIVNQAEDLKKVKAPARLFIKLTEPTQMEQIRPILVQFKGKSKVIIHHALTKQTTELKNIQVSPSNELQEALVELLGKENVVFK
- a CDS encoding DHH family phosphoesterase, which gives rise to MKTEILQEIKQFETIILHRHVRPDPDAYGSQMGLAEIIRTSFPKKKVYSVGNDEVSLQFLGKVDEITDEIYKEALVIVCDTANQERVSDQRFSLGKKLIKIDHHPNDDAYGDLLWVNTNASSCSEMIVDFWETFSEELELNQTAARLLYAGIVGDTGRFLYPSTTEETLRLSAHLVTFPFDRPALYRELYELPKNTVKLSGYILQNFVMDENGAATVYLSEALLNEFEVNPKDASALVSLVENVEGIKAWIMFIQEGPVFRARLRSKGPVINELAKEYGGGGHPLASGATLHNDEEIQEMTKKLQLICADK